One Gadus chalcogrammus isolate NIFS_2021 chromosome 7, NIFS_Gcha_1.0, whole genome shotgun sequence genomic window, AAATATACTTCTGGCGTCTGGCCTGGAtattagtgttttttttattgcgaTCCGTCTTTCCCATGAATTCCGTGTGTCAAGTCTacttgtgtattgtgtgtgtttaacattCCAGCATGGCAATAGGTCAAGGTTACTGAGGATAGTTCATCAGGATGTTAATATCTGTACCCCAGGCTAGAGTTTCCCACGTGTAAGACTTGTATACCCCTGAAAAAcgcactaaacacacacacacacacacacacacacacacacacacacacacacacacacacacacacacacacacacacacacacacacacacacacacacacacacacacacacacacacacacacacacacacacacacgtgtgtataTCTTACACGCACGTGTAGATTCACACCTCCGGTCGGGAGTGAGAGGGCGTTTACCTTGGAGGGTTCCCCAGGCCGGTAGCTCTGGAACCGGGGGATGGCGCGTATCCCCTCCTCGGCCTCGCGGTTCCCCCGTATGTCCTCGTCCGAGACGACCTCGATATCCCCTCGCACCGTCAGCACGCCGCCGTCAGGCCCCGCCGCACAGAGGCTGCCGATTGGCCGACTGATATCCAGCTCCGTCGGAGGAACCGACGGCGGTTTGTGGTGCGTTCGCGTTGGGCCCCGACCCGCTGTGTTACGACCGGGCTCCGACGGGGTGGACGGGCTCCTCGTCGGTCGGGACGGTTCGGAGCCCTGCGATTGGTCGGTCTTCGTCAGGGAACGCCGTGATTGGTCGGCCGGGGTTAGATAGGGCGAGTTCTCCTGCCGGCCCGTGGGGGACACGGGTCGTCCCTCCTCGATGAAGACGTCTCTGTAGACGGAGTCCATGGGGTCGGAGGTGGacggcgccccctgctggctctcctcactctcctgaTCTGCAGGTTGGAAACAGAGCCGTCAGGGTACAGGTTTCCTAGTGCGAACGCAAAGCGAATCGTCCCCATAATATACCCCCGTGATTTGACTTATAGTTAAGGTGTTATATGTGTAGGCCCTtaaatcacagttacagtctcaaagggctttacaggccaGATGTTTATGACACCCACTAAAGTCCCCCAAAGTCAAGAAACAAACTCCCTTAACTATCAAGGAAGAAACCTTGCGGAGGAaagcagagtgggggatccctccttcagggaACGGTGAATGGAAGTTAACACATAATAGTGTCAACTCTTTGTCTGTCCGTGGTATCTTAAACGtgacgcgcgcgcgcacgcacgcacgcacgcacgcacgcacgcacgcacgcacgcacgcacgcacgcacgcacgcacgcacacacacacacacacacacacacacacacacacacacacacacacacacacacacacacacacacacacacacacacacacacacacacacacacacacacacacaagcgcgtcCCCTCACTGCGGTGGTAGAGCGCGGAGAGGAAGCCCATGCGGTCGTTGCCGTGGAACAGCGCCTGCTCGATCTCCATCTCGCGCCGGGACAGCGCCCGGCTGTTGGTGAAGCGCTGCGGACGGGACAGCAGCTCCGACCGGGCCGCCATCTTGTCCCTGATGACCTGCAGGCGCTGCTGCCGGGCGCTAGGGGCCGCGCACACACCgtggctctggggggggggacacacccAACGACAAGATGTACACACACTACAAGCTAGGGCTGGgagattaatcgaattttgattgcggtttcgattttagcgtaaaacgatcacaaaactaatataatcgaggtgtaacaattattattattatttattttttattcagaaaatgttctatagaaagtgcagaacagctggatacatatgtTTATTaatttagatttgaacattttctatttgaccattttgtgtattgtttAATGTGACATTTCTGACTTCTCAGTTACAAAGCGTTTTTtgggagacatgctgaataaatacatcattttttcaaactcaaaaataatcgtctGAATAATCGTGgattcaatattgaccaaaataattgtgACTATGATTtctccataatcgagcagccctactacAAGCCCAACTGGAATGCCTGAGATCATGGAGGAAGGAAACTCTACGCGCTTCGCTATGAATCCTCAATAACTCAAATGGCGGCGGGCAAGGAAGACTTGAATCTTCTGTAAAGatgcggggtgtgtgtgtgtgtgtgtgtgtgtgtgtgtgtgtgtgtgtgtgtgtgtgtgtgtgtgtgtgtgtgtgtgtgtgtgtgtgtgtgtgtgtgtgtgtgtgtgtgtgttaccttctCGGTCAGCTCAGGGGCGTCTCGGCTCAGCCACAGATGGATCTCTGGGTCGGTGAGGCCCAGCTCTCGCAGGCTGGCCAGCTCCTGGTCCCCGTGCTGCAGGGCCTGGAACTGGGACAGGCTCCTCACTCCGCTGGCCTGCTCCCCGAAGGGCCGGTAGAGGGCAGCCGGGGCAAAGCAGCGCCGCTTGGCCACCAGgcttggggagggagggagagagggagagatagagatagcgAGAGAATCTGTACCGTCAACAGGGCTCAATTATAGAATACAATGTCTTACTTATACATCAAGATATAAAAACATATGTTTTAATCAAAAGCGATTTACAAGGGAGGCAATCTACAACACAAAAGGGAGTCACTACAAAAAACCGGGCCAAGGTTATTCAGGAGCAGGTGACAGGTGTGTTGATGACCCACCGATCGATGTCTACGTCCGTGTGGAGCTGCTGGACCAGGAGACTGTGGAGCTGCCTCTGGCCCTCCGTCTCCTGGGAGTCCAGCAGCGGTCCGTCCTCACACGCCTGGCGGCTCACCCTGTCCccggcacacacagacattaacaTCACCTCACATGTTCAGCCACAAGAGAATATCACACTCACAGAACACGCTTAGAGAGAGGTGTTTGTAGTTCTCGGACGTGGTGTCCTTTGGCGTTTATGTTCGGGACTAATAATGTTTAATGCATGCCAGTTATGTGTCGTTGCTTGGTAACTGGCACGTGATAAGCCTGATATATAAGATGTTTTAAACATTTGATGATCAGTTCGATTTATATTATCAACTCAAGAATCACTCATATGAGCTATCAACCGCGGCTAACGCTGTGCCCAACGTGCAGACTTACATTATAAGTATATAAGtgcaatatatattatatataatgttcAATAATCTCACTTGATGTTTAACAAAAATCTGCATCTGTGAGACAATGATCGATATGAGTGAAATGAAGGGTGCTGTTTACCTTCGCATGCTGCCGTTTTGTTTTTCCTGGTACAGATCAAGGAATCATGGGAAATGTAGTCACATGACATTCCTCaagcagaccagaccagaccatgGAGCACCGATAAAGTGTTATCTATCAGAGAAGTATATCATATAGGGGCAAAGAATTAGGTTGAGTTTGCAAATGTGATCAAGTACATCCTACAGGGAAATACATCGGCCACTAAGGCGCAGCAAAACATTTTTGATGAGAGCGTGTTGTCACTGCAAACTCCCCCACAACGTCCACACAGAGGGGGTCGTTAACAAATCTCATCACTTCAGTGGGGATACTGACATTTTCATAGATCAGCAGAAAAAAGGAgaagcccctgactgcagcccgcagacggagcccacatggagggggctggcactccgcccacatggagggggcgggcactcagtccacatcgaGGGGGCGGCCACTCAGTTCACATTGAGGACTCAGGACTGGTGGTCAAACAGCATCTTTCTTCTTTCGTTTCTGATCCCGTTTCCGACCTGAAATTAGGagtagggtccagctgcagccccggagaacaacaccctggcgtgacagAACACCCTGGCGTGACGGAAGTACTGTGGCTGGACGGAAGTTACCTCCGATTATTTTCTATAGACAAATAAACGTATTTATCGCTTGAATTaacataacaaataaataaaaaaatatttcgaCACGTTAGTAACCATTTTTATAGCTTAGAAAAGGTGTTTTAACGTTATTTAGCCccggagattttttttttccctaaGCTATAAAAATGGCTACTAACGtgtcgattttttttacaatttcttTGTTATGTTAATTCAAGCGATAAATACGTTTATTTGTCTATAGAAAATAATCGGAGGTAAATTCCAGCGATAAATACGTTTATTTGTCTATAGAAAATAATTGGAGGTAACTTCCGTCCAGCTACAGTACTTCCGTCACGCCAGGGTGTTctgtcacgccagggtgttgttctccggggctgcagctggatacTATTGGAGTTTAGCGGAAATCTACCTGAAATTACCTGAAATTAGAGTGTACCCGCCCGAGCGAGTGATGCCCAAAACATGCAAGTAAGTGAGACTGTCAAAATGCTTAATACATTTAGTAATATTCATGCAATTGTAGTGACTACATATTGGGTTCGTGTTCCCCTCTTACTGATCGAGTGGGGGGGAACTGGTTATGAGTCTCGGGGTCTAGGGGGACGGGTTATGCGGTTGCACGAGATCTAGCCGTGCACTGTGAGTGATTGTTGTGTTCTGTTTTCTTGGATAAAACGGTTATAATTAAGTTGCCTACGTCCGCCTTTTCCTCCGGCACTACACAATtgtgtattatgtcttgttaacTACCTAATCGTCAAATCCCGCCGGCGGGAAAGTTTTAGTtacacccccccttcccccccaaaaTGCTAGGTCCATTTTCAGCATCATGAGGTTGAGTGATATAgtcatgtcatacaccgtttgaaagcttaCAATCTCAGGAATGTCAATCATTTGGTGGAATAATATGTTTAGTGAATATAGATCAAAtatatcctagtgtcttaggtcaaaatagcccccctcaccctcccccacccttggTGCATTCTTCTTACTTTATCGTCGTTGtggatatccttagcaatgagttgatacttcatgttgggtcttgaaatgttcataagagtccacagaaatcgaatatcaatattattttagtctcattacattgtgtatatgcacaagccatcttatacaaagcagccgaaaaatagaaaactgCTTCTATGTTTATACTGGTTTTCTTTGACTTTTAGAGACACGTCAGTGTAATTGTGGATGGCGAGAGCCCTGAAATACAGCAGGACAGCAGCGGTCTTCATCACTGCCCCTTCTGCAGATTCAAAGGGTCAAAATGTGCTATCGACTATCACATTGAAGGCCATGCCTCGGTTAAATACAGAGGTACATTttcttaatttattattattattattattattattgttattatatatttgataccattttaaatacaatatttaaaatatgtcCATAATGAAAGCAGTTATTATTAATTGTATATCTTGTATATTTCTTCTTTCAGAGTTCACGATCATAAAGTGCGGTTTAGATTGCAGGAAGAAGACGCACTTTCATTGTTATAATTGTGCAATAACAATTATAGACCGACAACAGATATTAAAGCACCTGGAATCGCACAACACCCCAGAGGCCCCTCCAGTCACCCCAGTGGCCCCTCCAGAGAGACATGTGGCCCCTCTAGTCACCCCAGTGGCCCCTCCAGTCACCCCAGTGGCCCCTCCAGTCACCCCAGTGGCCCCTCCAGTCACCCCAGAGGCCCCTCCAGAGGCCCCTCCAGTCACCccagtttttattattataaacataaatataaaccaCTTCTCCTAATTTACAGTACGCAATGTACATTGTCATGGATGGAAGGTGGGACTTTGCTGAGGTATGTTTACATAAGTGTATCATCACTAGTGGAGGCACGGTTTTTTTGTCACTCTTGATTTGTATTTGTTAACCCATTTGACTATTGTTTCTTTTGTCAGTCAAACATGAAGCAAATACGGCGATGGTGGTGCCTTGTTCTTTTGAAGAACTTCCCCATGCCGTAAGTGTCTTAGATTGGGTTTAACGTTTCCTTTACAGTTCTGAAATAATTTGCTTCACTGTAACAAACTtgccaaaatgtattcaaatattGAAAATATGTAATGTATGCCATTTACTCACCAAGGTCTGCAGAGGAGCTTTCAGGAAGCAGGAAGAGAAGACGGGAGGGAATAAAGCTACAGGTACGTGTCATATACTGTAATGTGTGATTTTGTCTTAGAGCAATTGTGAAAGACTATAGTCTTACCACCATCCCACCACTAATACATTTCAGGATAAAGATCTCTGCACAAAAAGGGCTAGAGTTGCTCCAACAGCATCCAGCTCTGAAGGATCAGGTAATGTATAGACTGTAAATCCAGGTGAatccatgtaggcctacacatattCAGAGTATTTGTGAGATATGATTGATTATATTAGGCTTCTACTTCCAAATTAAGTTGTACACATATCTCCATCAATATACAAGTCATAGCCTACTCCATGGCTGATCTATTGCACTACTAGGGCCTACTTTTATTATTCCATTGTATTAGCCTACTCAACATTACAGAcaacaatctgttttatttCCAGACAAAACTGAAGACCAGGAACTGGAACCTGGGAACCTGGTATGTAATATGTGTGTAATGCTGGAGGTTGTATGTATAGCCAGATGAAATAGTTCTGATGACTAGttgaattgtgttttttatCACTGAAAACTCATCAGTAGTAGTAGCCTTTGTTTGCATACCATTTTGTGGTTTTGGTGGGTGTCAAGTACAGACACAAataatttttctttcttcttcaaggAAGATGATGTTGTCCTGAAGGACACAATTAAGGCAGCAGCATGGTGCCAGTTACAGTCCTTCAGGACAGCGTTTCTCTCCCAGAGGTCATTGGGATGGAAGGTTGGGAGCAGATGGCAGCATCAACACAGCGCAAATCCCATGACGGCGGGGATGAGGAAGAAACGTGTAAACCATTCCAATTCTCATTCAGATTACATACTGACTAAGAACTGTTCTGTGTGGAGATGATGGACAGGAGAAACCTGAAGGTGTTTGCCTCTTTTGAGTCAAACATCtctcccctcccgtccccctccccgtgACGCCTGAGCCACACGACTCCAATGTAGGCTGATGATGCAGCATATTGGCGGCGCTTGGCAGCTATGGCGGCGGTGACGGCGATGTCGGGCGACAGAGCGTGAAGCGAGAGTGCACGTCCACCTCACTGAGGAAGGCGTcagtgtgttccccccccccccccgttgagactttgtttgtgctactctttattgatttatcttttatgttaatagtttacaatctattttttgtagttgttattttttaattgttttgttgaataaaaagactgttgttagtgctcctgtgattggtgtaacttaatgtgcttcacacatgTAGCTTTTCATTATGTCTATTGAGGTACATTTTTTGCCCTTAGATGTGGTCACTTTGTTATTCCTCACATTACATCTGTTAAGGTCATACCTTTGGGTCCCAGTCTTCATAGTTCCCCAAATCTTATTTTGGCTCTTACTGGGCCTGTAAAtctcacagacagacgggtacaggAGTTCGCACACGTTGCATTGTTTACAGGCAAGGGTGGATTACCGCACGGGCACAccgggcacatgcccaggggcccaagggcggTGGGGGGCCCTAAGCCAGAGCTTCTGTGTGAAGTCGctgttagtaacttttaatgttgcattgtcgaagcaatcagtagagaaatacaaaaattcaagcgaaaacagcaatagtaggcctattaataatgagtaaaaaaaaaaaaagatcactagggggcactatttcagttagTGAATTTGAGACTGGTCACGAACAAGGCACTGtgatttaaacatggagcaacggcgaacGGTTGTAACGTGAACTCTTAAGTGGAACCTAAATAGGTCCATGAGTGGAACAGCTAAGCGAAAAAAAAATAACcaagagaaaatgtatttgcaagtcGTTTAGGCTATGCTTAACTTTAAAATAGTTCCATGGTACGCAGCAAGAAAGATACCCCGTCACAATACTCCCGTACCATCTGTTtgtataatttaattaacagcATGGGCTCCCGCTAGCTTAACATAGTATTACCGTTTACTCTTGCATTAACAAGAGCAGCGGAAATCTGCtcgatgtggactgagtgcccgccccctccatgtggactgagtgcccgccccctccatgtgggcggagtgccggccccctccatgtggactgagtgcccgccccctccatgtgggctccgtctgcgggctgcagtcaggggtacttgattaatactgagtaaaaaaaaaaaaagatcactagGGGGCACCATTTCAGTTAGTGAATTTGAGACGGGTCACGAACAAGGCACTGtgatttaaacatggagcaacggcgaacGGTTTTAACGTGAACTCTTGATTGGAACcttaataggtccatgagtgGGACAGctaagcgaaaaaaaaaaaaaaaagagaaaatgtatttgcaagtcGTTTAGGCTATGCTTAACTTTATAATAGTTCCATGGTACGCAGCAAGAAAGACTGCAGTCAGGGGTACTTGGAAAAAAGTGCCGGCCTTTTTTGAAAAGCCTTGAGTCTCTCCAACAAGTTGCGCGACTGTTTTATCTCTGCTCTGCAAATCCGTATTGAGTAGGTTGAGGTGGTGAAAGACGTCGCTCAAAAATCAAACTGCGGCGTGAAACTCGGCATTTTCCATTAGACACAGAAAAGTGAGCTTTTTTCTGCTTTGAATTACGGGGAAACATCAGGATCTAGGCTACTTCCTGGAAACCTGGCTGCTGCAACAGGGGTCCATTAACCAGAAATAAATACCGGTAACATAATTAAAATAGTATGAACACACTATACTGACTTTTGCATGTAGAATCACTGCCATCAACAGTAAGACCTAGCCAGGCAGCGCCGCCTAGTGGCTCCGCTCAATTCTCATTTCGTTCCACCACATACGAAGTGAAAGGGGATGGTCATATCAGGCTAAGTAAGACCCCCCTCACAACATACACAGCACACTGCCCCCCCTACATCTGTAGCCTACGCAttttggtgagactgggttgcatATACAGAGCTGCCACAACAGCTCTGCCCATCctcagtaaccccccccccctgcctttcATTCTTCGTAAATTAGTCCCATGTCCACCCTACTCCCTTCTGTATCGAAACCACCATGTTGTATTCCCTTGAGTATGCGCCAAAGTAGTACAATTCACAATTAACATGAACATATCTGTTGTAATTCTGTTTTTGTAACTCTGCCTTCGTATTCTATCAGGCCATGAGTGTGGAAGAGCCAGACCCCAAGGTCAGTTTTCTTTGTTATCAACAAATAAGCTTTCTAGTACAAAAGATTCagaaaatgcaaacaagtttgtGTCGTCTGTTTCAGGCTTTGAGAACGGAGGAAGAGAACCAGTGAAAACAACGGTAACATAATTTACTATACATGTGTTTCGTGTTTGAATATCAGAATGGCAGGTCGTAAAGTAATGTAAGCTATGCTTACATTACTTTACGACCTGCCACATTTGAGATGCACACgtttaaatgtattgtttattaGTTGTGGTTAGCCTACTAATCCCCCAACTATAGCCAGGAAGGCTTGCAGACACACCCTCAACATATTCCCAAGCATACTTTTTGCATATTTGAACCTTTGTCTATCTAATTATTTGACTTTAAGATGAAAGCTGCTTTCTAAGGTGCTAGCTATGCTTACATTACTTTACGACCTGCCACATTTGAGATGCACACGTTTGAGATGCACACTGAACAGTCAGAAAATACTCTATACTGTACAGGCTAGTAGAAgttgcttgcttctttctgccccGAGTTTGCACAGTGCAACAGTGATGACGTACCTGAGAAATCCATGTATTGAAGACCGGCAAATATAAAATGAAGGCTTGTAATGTGAACGCTATAATATGAAGGCTTTCTCATAATTATCCTCCCGTTAGTGACATAgttcttgtcttgtttctatcagtaatatttattttaattcattgttttctatctcaTGCAGGACCTTGAAAACATGCAGCAAGCGGTCAATAAAAATTTgtattaaataaaattatttgaattattaatctgctgtctttaattctttgaattattaatctgcaGTCTTTTTGTTAAAGATATAAAGGGATTAAGTAGGCTAAACTTAAGCAGGTTCCCCACATTAAACTGCTATGCATTAcatgtcattgtaaaattgtaataggcttcttttcttaaatgcatgTGACTCAGGGATGTCAGTTTCAAGTAAGGCTGTGATTAatctaatcaagagcatatcaagattaagctaatcaagagcatattttaAATGAGCAGGtcgggtgcattatttttatataaggcctaatatttgaggtctgagttgcggtcatttatgtacccgcgcaccactgctagtaggcctacatacagatcacttccgcgatttagaaaagtaggcctactagacacgcctccgactacaagttacgcctcctactacaagttacgcctcctactacaagttacgcctcctccgactacaagttacgcctcctactacaagttacgcctcctactacaagttacgcctcctccgactacaagttacgcctcctactacaagttacgcctcctcctactacaagttacgcctcctactacaagttacgcctccgtcttgcaggacgcagacagatactattgtATTCATGTGCAgccgaacggaagtagaatcataacAGCGTCATGAGGTGTCGTTCACGCAAACTTTCCGACGTCGCGATAATGTTTTCCCCCATAATTTCGAGCGATGTGAACACACCATTGATTGGTGGAATCTACTTACCACTTTATTCAGAAATTCTAGGCCTTTTGTTGTGATCTCtgatctttctttttttctatgaaATTAAGAAGAATACTAATATAAAGACCTAATGCAAGATCTGCTCTCATTGGTATAATTTGGAATAGTATTTAAGCAGCCTTGAGTTGAACCTGAAGGGTGCGTTGCCTTTCGCCAATAAGCACTTCCCCCATTCTTTGAGACTTTTCATGGCATCTTACCAAACATGGCGAGGTTCAGATTGTTACATAGTCAATTTAAGATtctgttaataaataaatataatagtttctcaaataattattataaatagaACTGAGGACATAGTGGCCATTTTCAGACTGTTGATCAGAGACCACTCCCTTCTGATAGTGAGGAAAACTAGCACAGTGATTCCCCGTCACTACTCAAAGCGAAACTTTGAAAGTGAAACAAAAGTGAGGTAATGAGAGAACGCCAGGCCTCACATAGCTGTCTGATCAGTC contains:
- the rbm41 gene encoding RNA-binding protein 41 isoform X1, giving the protein MRRVSRQACEDGPLLDSQETEGQRQLHSLLVQQLHTDVDIDRLVAKRRCFAPAALYRPFGEQASGVRSLSQFQALQHGDQELASLRELGLTDPEIHLWLSRDAPELTEKSHGVCAAPSARQQRLQVIRDKMAARSELLSRPQRFTNSRALSRREMEIEQALFHGNDRMGFLSALYHRNQESEESQQGAPSTSDPMDSVYRDVFIEEGRPVSPTGRQENSPYLTPADQSRRSLTKTDQSQGSEPSRPTRSPSTPSEPGRNTAGRGPTRTHHKPPSVPPTELDISRPIGSLCAAGPDGGVLTVRGDIEVVSDEDIRGNREAEEGIRAIPRFQSYRPGEPSKVLCVKNLSAQASVAQLVALFSRFEAEGGPALRYRLLTGRMKGQAFITLPDIETSQKALELIHGYRLLGKPLVIEFGRERREEAGLQKGSTT
- the rbm41 gene encoding RNA-binding protein 41 isoform X2, whose translation is MQIFVKHQVRLLNIIYNIYCTYILIMVSRQACEDGPLLDSQETEGQRQLHSLLVQQLHTDVDIDRLVAKRRCFAPAALYRPFGEQASGVRSLSQFQALQHGDQELASLRELGLTDPEIHLWLSRDAPELTEKSHGVCAAPSARQQRLQVIRDKMAARSELLSRPQRFTNSRALSRREMEIEQALFHGNDRMGFLSALYHRNQESEESQQGAPSTSDPMDSVYRDVFIEEGRPVSPTGRQENSPYLTPADQSRRSLTKTDQSQGSEPSRPTRSPSTPSEPGRNTAGRGPTRTHHKPPSVPPTELDISRPIGSLCAAGPDGGVLTVRGDIEVVSDEDIRGNREAEEGIRAIPRFQSYRPGEPSKVLCVKNLSAQASVAQLVALFSRFEAEGGPALRYRLLTGRMKGQAFITLPDIETSQKALELIHGYRLLGKPLVIEFGRERREEAGLQKGSTT